The Romeriopsis navalis LEGE 11480 genome segment ACAAGCTCGCTGCAATTCTTCGAGCAAGTTCACTTCGTCAAATTGCTGGCCCTGGGAATTCGTCGCTTCCGTAAAGCCATCCGTATAGTAAATTACAACATCGCCCGGTTGGAGCTGTACTTCGGCTTCTTGAAACTGCGTATTAACATCTAAGCCAATCAACATCCCCACCGTATCCAAACGCTGAATTGTGTTGGTGGCCGCTTGCCAAACCAACGGTGGATTATGGGCCGCATTACTATAGGACAACACCTGAGTTGTCGGATCATATTCTGAATAAAATAGGGTGACGAAGCGATTGGAATTCTCTAAATCGTCAAACATGACCTGATTTAGATGGCGTAGGACCTTGGCTGGGGAATGTCCGTTCAGGACTTCGGCACGCAACATCCCACGGGTCATGGTCATAATCAGACCAGCGGGCACACCTTTGCCCATCACATCGCCAATGGTAATGCTCCAGCGCTCTGAGGGATCACCACTCGCATTCGTTTGCCGAGAGGGAATAAAGTCATAATAGTCACCACCTACGCGATTTGCAGTGCGGCATAGCGCCGACAACTCCAAACCATCAATCACCGGATACTGACGCGGCAATAGCTGCAACTGAATTTCTGCACCAATTTCAAGCTCACGATCAAGTCGCTCTTTGCGCCGCAATTCCGTGGTTAATTCATCATTTTCGATCGCCACGGCCGTCTGATCCGCCACCAAACGCACCAGCTTCTGGCGTTGCTCCGTCCAATGGGAGGGCGTATCAGCACGGCTAAATACATATAGACGGCCCCGCTCAGTATTACGCACTAGGATCGGCGTCCCAAAAATTTGGACATCGTCACCCAAGACGCGCCCCACTTGATAGTCGAGCGCTGCATAGGCCTGTACCGACTTGACCGGCAATTCACTGGCGGCAACGACGGACAAAGCGGATGTTGTTTTCCGCGCAACACTTTCGAGCGATCGGCGAAGTTCCTTGCCCCACTGTCCATCTTGGCAATGTAGCCGCTCTAACTTCACCTGACCATTGCGAAACATCACCAACGCCCCACCATCGGCATCCGTCACACGACTCACCATCAGGGGAATCAATTCCAAAAACTGGTTGAGATTATTAAGACTGCGCAGCGCAAACCCCAACGAACCCAACAAATCTTGGATCTTATTTTGCTCCCGATTCAAACGGGCAACCAATTCTTTCAACGCCAATACAGGAGTCGATTCGCCGCCACTTCTGCCGGAACGATTCGGGGCTGGAGATGGCTGTCTGGGCACTGGCGCAGCAGTCATAAAATCGTGAAGAAAGGGGGTAGGTTAATCTCGGTGGGCAAACTGGACACCTTGGCCACCGTACCGAATTAATCGCAACAGACTAATTCACTACTTTGCAACGGACTCAATCAAGCATGGCAAAACGTTTTGCCAGACATGAAGAGTACACACAAGATAGCAGCTTCTGCCCGAGGATTTCCAACATTTTAAGTGTGGTCAAACACTAATTTAGTTTGGTTAAGCACTAGCAGAACTTAACGGTTAATCCCTGACAACAGCAGGCACATATGGAACTTATCATTCCCTGAACCCGTGCAGTATACACAACAGATTGACAAACCGCATCCACTTATTTCACGATTTTCTGTCACACCGCCGGCAAGCCAGCGATCGACTTCCCGTACTAACCACTAACCAGGGCTTCCACAAATTCATAGCTAGAGAACGGGCGTAAATCTTCAATCCCTTCACCAGCACCAATAAAGCGAATGGGCAGCCCCAACTGCTGAACTACGGCAAGGGCAATCCCGCCTTTTGCGGTCCCATCCAATTTCGTCAGCACCACACCACTCAGTTGAGCGGCTTCGGCAAACACCTTCGCCTGCTGTAAACCATTTTGACCGAGGGTCGCATCCAGCACGAGCAAGGATTCCACCTTGGCATTATTAGTTTTCTTATCGATGATCCGGCGAATTTTACTCAGCTCATCCATCAGGTTTTTCTTATTCTGCAAGCGCCCCGCTGTATCGACTAATAACAGTTCCGTTTGGCGCGACTGAGCTGCACTAATGGCATCAAACACAACAGAAGCCGGATCCGTATTTTGTCCAGGATTCGCGATCACTTCCACATTACTGCGCTGTCCCCAAACCTTGACCTGCTCAACGGCCGCCGCACGGAAGGTATCCGCCGCCGCAATCAGGCATTTATAATCCGATTTGGTCGCGATATGGGCGAGTTTCCCGATCGTCGTCGTTTTACCCGCACCATTTACCCCAGTAATCAGCCAAATATTTAGCTGTTCCTTATCCGGCGTAAACGCCACACGATGTCGCCCTTGCAGTGGCTCTTCCAAAAGATCGCGCAATATCTGTTTAAGATAAGCAATCGCCTCTTCTGGCGGCAGCACTTCTTCACGTAACTTGGCTTGTAAGGCTTCGATAATTCGATCAGTTGCGGCAATGCCCACATCCGCCTGCAATAACAACGCCTCGATTTCCATCACCCCATCTTCATTCAGGGGACCTTGACCCACAACCGATCGGAGGTTGTTGACTAAGTTACGGCGCGTACGATCGAGGCCCTGACGCAACTGCTTCAGCCAGGTGATTTCTTCGATCGAAATATCTTCTGGGCGACGTCCCTGCATCGCCAATACTTCGGCCGACCAGACAAAGTCACCATCCAAAACAACTGGCGCCTCAGCGTCATCCGGAGTAGCTAAATCTGCTTCAACCGGCGGCATAGTCTCAACTACCGGTGCTGATGCTGCCGGTATCGGTGCTGCGGATTCCGGCACCTCAACGGCTGTCTCCCGTAACCGGGCTAACCGCACTTCACGATCAGCATCGGCCCGGGCCCAAAATGGCAATGCCGAATCATCCGGCGGCGGCGCATACATTTTTGC includes the following:
- a CDS encoding PP2C family protein-serine/threonine phosphatase, with translation MTAAPVPRQPSPAPNRSGRSGGESTPVLALKELVARLNREQNKIQDLLGSLGFALRSLNNLNQFLELIPLMVSRVTDADGGALVMFRNGQVKLERLHCQDGQWGKELRRSLESVARKTTSALSVVAASELPVKSVQAYAALDYQVGRVLGDDVQIFGTPILVRNTERGRLYVFSRADTPSHWTEQRQKLVRLVADQTAVAIENDELTTELRRKERLDRELEIGAEIQLQLLPRQYPVIDGLELSALCRTANRVGGDYYDFIPSRQTNASGDPSERWSITIGDVMGKGVPAGLIMTMTRGMLRAEVLNGHSPAKVLRHLNQVMFDDLENSNRFVTLFYSEYDPTTQVLSYSNAAHNPPLVWQAATNTIQRLDTVGMLIGLDVNTQFQEAEVQLQPGDVVIYYTDGFTEATNSQGQQFDEVNLLEELQRACKSYRDAQQILQHLFDRVQQFSGAGNPKDDMTLVVLRVQVPGEVKEEKAKRRIELPPI
- the ftsY gene encoding signal recognition particle-docking protein FtsY, with translation MTFNWFNRPTQSDAEPAPADSAQSAAAESDAKAAAAGEPSSDELLNYAKLAYENLKKQESSDEAASSAVSSDDAVVPESEIAEETTAVSPEAVDADDAAAEIVESGDAAESGDVTESTDVESPAAVEPAKMYAPPPDDSALPFWARADADREVRLARLRETAVEVPESAAPIPAASAPVVETMPPVEADLATPDDAEAPVVLDGDFVWSAEVLAMQGRRPEDISIEEITWLKQLRQGLDRTRRNLVNNLRSVVGQGPLNEDGVMEIEALLLQADVGIAATDRIIEALQAKLREEVLPPEEAIAYLKQILRDLLEEPLQGRHRVAFTPDKEQLNIWLITGVNGAGKTTTIGKLAHIATKSDYKCLIAAADTFRAAAVEQVKVWGQRSNVEVIANPGQNTDPASVVFDAISAAQSRQTELLLVDTAGRLQNKKNLMDELSKIRRIIDKKTNNAKVESLLVLDATLGQNGLQQAKVFAEAAQLSGVVLTKLDGTAKGGIALAVVQQLGLPIRFIGAGEGIEDLRPFSSYEFVEALVSG